In the Xanthobacteraceae bacterium genome, GTTGGCAATCACGCGCAGCAAGGTCGATTTGCCGACGCCTGACGGACCGACGATGGCGACGAACTCCCCGCGCTGCACGTCGAGGTCGAGGCCGCGCAATACTTCCGTGCGCTCGCCGTTACGCTCGAAGCTCAGCCCGACCTTGCGAAGTTCGACTACCGTTTCCATCGCAGCAACCAGTTCTGAATGGCGACGAAGATCGCATCGATGATGCCGTAGAGCAGCGCCATCGTCGCCATGTAGATCACGACCACATCGGACGCGAGCAGGTTCGATGCCTGCATCATGCGCGAGCCGAGACCGGGCACGCCGAAGATTTCCGCCGCGACCACGGCCATCCACGCCTGCCCCAGCGCAGTGCGCAGCCCCGCGAGGATGCCGGGCGCGGAAGCCGGCAGGATCACCTTGTAGAGTTTCTGGAACCACCAGCGGAAATCGAACGCGTCCGCAAGTTCGAGCAGGTCGCGGTCCACCGCCTGCACCGCGCCGAGCGCTGCGAAATACGAAATCCAGAATACGCCGATTGCAATGATAAACACCGCGCCGGACGGATTCACGCCGAACCACAGGATCGCAAACGGCACCCAGGCCAGCCCCGGTATCGGGCGCAGAATGCGCACTACCCAGCTGAGCGAGTCTTCCAGCGGACGAAAGATGCCGGTGATGACACCGAACGCAACGCCGAGGAAACCGCCAAGCATCAGGCCGATCAGATAGTGCCGCAAACTCAGCAGCACGGATTGGTGCCAGATGCCGGTGCGCACCTCGCGCATGAAGGTTTCCGGCAACACGCTGGGCGGCGGCAGGAAGTCCGCGCGCACGAGACCGAAGTACGGCAGCGCCTCCCAGAAAAGCAGAAAGACCGCCAGACCGAGCGCAGCGAGCGCGAACGAATAGCGGCCTTTCATTTCATAACGCTCTCGGAAAAAATTGGCGGGCGGCTGTTATCGCCCGGCAATCGCTTCCTTGTAAACGTCGAGCGCGAACAGCGGGTCTACCGGATCAGCCTTTTTCAGAACACCGATCTTGACCTGATACTCCTGCAGTTTCGTCGCAGGCGCGGTAATGCGGTTCGGGTCAGCGACGAAACGCGTCTGCGGCGATTTCAGCGACGCCAGCAGAATGTCATCCGGCAGCAGTCCGCGGCCGAACGCTTCGCCGAGATGCTTCACCGACTTTTCCTGATTCTTTTCGATGAATTCGGTCGCGCGCACGGTCAGCCGGATCAGCTTCTTCACGGCTTCCGGATCGCGCTTCGCGAAATCGCCGGTGACGGCAAGCACGACGCCGGGGAAGTTCGGGAAGATTTCCGCACCGTCCGCGACCAGTTTGATCTTCGGATTCTGCTTGCGGATGATCGAGAGCGCAGGCTCGCGGATCGAGCCGGCATCGACGGCACCGGTCAGGATCGCGCGCTGGGTCGCGTCGATGCCGAGTTCGACGATCTCGACGTCTTCCTTGTCGGCCTTGATCACTTCCCACAGCCAGTATTGCAGCGAAGTGTTCGGGCCGGAGCCGAGCGGCTGGGTCGCAAACTTCACCGGTCGGCCATGCTTCTGGCGGAACGCCTTCAGCGCCGCGGCTTTCTCGCTGACCTTTTTACCTTCGAGGAACGGCGCGAGGTCTGCGCTGCCCGCGATGCCAAGCTCCTCGACGACCGTCGCCGCGATCACCCGAATGTCTTGTCCCTTCGCGCGTGCGACGAGCAGCGGCGCGAAGCCCGCGTTGTAGACGTCGATGGTGCCGGACGCGACGGCCTGAATCAGGTTCGGACCGGATTCGAATTTCGTGAACTGGACATTCAGACCCTGCTCTTTGAACCAGCCCTCGCCCTGCGCAACGAAAAGCTGCGCCGCACCCATGACCGGGATGTAGCCGATACGGATGGTGGTGTTTTGCTGGGCCTGCACCGAACCGGCGGCAAGCAGGACTGCCGCGGCAGCGGCAAAGCGGATAGCGCGCAACATCGTTTGAAAACTCCGAAACGCCGGGCTTCAGCCCGGCTATTCACGGACGAATAAAGCGCCGCCAAATCTTTTTCAATATAGGAATGTGATTTATTTTATTTCACATTTATAGAAAGTGATAAAAAGCCAAATAGCCCTTTAATCGTCGAACAGCTTCCGCTTTTCCCCCTCCGCGCTGCGCAGCACGAGCCGCAGTTCGCAGTCGTTGTCCTCGCTGTCGATGCGCGCCTCGATCTCCGACCCGTCCTTGAAGCTGAACAGCACATAGAGCGCGCCTTCCCGTTCGCGCTGGCTATTGGGCTGGCCGTGCTGGGCAATAATGTCCTTCATCACGGCACTGGCGCGATAGCACGCGGCCACGTCGTCCTCTTCCTTCGACTGGTACTTGGCGACGAAGGCGGCGGCGATGAGCTTCTCTTCCGCGCTGAAATAGTAGGTCACGAAATGACTACGACCGCCGATCTTCAGGTCGGGATCGTGATGCGTGATCGTCTTCAGCCGAACCGTCTTGTCTTCGCTCTGCCAGTAGCTTTCGCCGGCTGCCGGACCAAGCTTGGCCTTCACCGCTTCAAGCGGCGTACCGAATGGAATTTTGTAGAAGCCTTCGAGCTTCTCGCGCGGCGTCTGCGCGCCGGCAAAAGAAGTGAATGCAAGAATGAGGATGGCGGCCAAGCGAAGCATGTCCGCTCCTATACGCGGAAATTACGACTCGATTCGGGTGACGCTAATTCTGGTCCCGCTGCGCACCGGCTTCAATGCCTTCACATCACTAAGCGCCCTCGCCCAGATGTTGCAGGGAGAAGCCAGCCGGGTTTCGTCCCCTTTCGAGATCGGTGTGCGCCCAAAACCGATGGCGATGGCATTGCCGTCAGGCCAGTAGGCGATTTCGCCGGGTATCACCACGGCTTTTGCATCCGGCTAGCGTTCCGCATCCACCGGAATGTCGAAATAGACTTCCTCGCCCCAGGTTTGCGCGCGGCCTTCGATTGGCAGCACTGCCGCGATCTGTTTCGCGGTAGGCGTGTCGAGCAACTCGGCATCGAGCGTAATGCCCCCGAAATCGAAACGAATGCGCACGTCTTTCCTCTCCTTGCCTTCGGCAGCCTTGACCCGGCCCGGCATCGAACCGGAGGATGGCTGCAGGGGTCAATAGGCAACCGCGCGCGAAACGGGACAAGCGATGCAAAATCTGCAATCGGCGCTAGGCATTGCGGCCCTCATCGGCTTTGCGTGGGCGATCAGCGAGAAGCGCTCCGCCATATGCTGGAAGCCGGTTGCGGCTGGTCTCGTCTTCACATTGCTTCTCGCCGTGCTGTTCCTGAAGGCTCCTCCGGTTACGGCCGCCTTCGCCGCGATGAACGGCGTGGTCGATGCAATTGCCGCCGCGACACGCGCGGGAACCTCGTTCGTGTTCGGCTATCTCGGCGGCGGGCCGCTACCTTTTGAATTGAAATCGCCGGGCGCTGAGTTTGTCCTGGCCTTCAACGCGCTACCGCTCGTGCTTCTGATGAGCGTGTTGACCACGCTCTTGTTTTATTGGGGCGTCCTGCCGCCGGTCATTCGCGGCTTTTCATTCCTGCTGAATCGCACGCTCGGTGTCGGCGGTGCGGTCGGCCTTTCGGCGGCGGCGAATATCTTCGTCGGCCATGTCGAGGCGCCGTTATTCATCCGCCCCTATCTGGCGAAACTTTCGCGCAGCGAACTATTCGTGGTGATGACTTGCGGCATGGCGGGGATCGCGGGGACCGTGCTGGTGCTGTATGCGCAATTTCTCCGCGACCGCGTACCGGATGCCGCAGGCCATCTCATCATCGCATCCGTGCTGAGCGCGCCGATTGCGATTCTTGTCGCCCGTATCATGGTGCCGGACGACGCCGACGCAAAGACAGGCGAACTGGAAATCGCCGAACCGGTTGCCGATAGCACGATGGATGCGATCACGAAGGGAACGGCCGCGGGACTTTCGCTGCTTCTCAACATGATGGCGATGCTGATCGTGTTCGTCGCGCTCGTGCATCTCGTGAACGGAATGCTTTCGTTGCTGCCGCAAATCGGCGGCGAAGCGATTACGTTGCAACGCTTGCTCGGTTACGTCATGGCGCCGGTATGCTGGCTGATCGGGATTCCCTGGCCGCAGGCGCCGACCGCCGGCGCACTCATGGGCATCAAGACCGTCCTCAACGAATTGATCGCCTACCTGCAGATGTCGCAGCTTCCTGCCGACGCGCTCGATCCGCGTTCGCGCCTGATCATGCTCTACGCGCTCTGCGGCTTTGCGAATTTCGGCAGCGTCGGCATCATGATCGGTGGCCTCACCGTTATGGTGCCGGAACGCCGCGCCGATATTCTCTCGCTCGCGATGAAAACCGTTGTCTCCGGCACCATCGCGACACTGATAATGGGCGCGATCGTCGGCCTGCTCAGTTGAGAAGGTATTCCCCATTCACCGCGCGAAACTCCGACGGCTTGATCAGCCGCGCGTGGGCGACCGTGACCGAGTAGAGCGGCCCCGTGAGCTCGCGCGTCCAGAAATCGAGAAAGCGCGAGAGCGTCGGGAATTTCGGGAACAGGTCGTATTCCTGCCAGACGAAGGTTTGCAGGAGCTTCGGGTGGTCCGGCAGCCGATAGAGGATCTGGGCCGTGGTCAGGCCGTAGCCGTCGAGCTGCCGCTTAAAGTCTTCCGAGACTCGATTCATCGAACATCCTTAATGCTGAAGGACGCCTAATGTTTCCGCCTGCCCGGACCGATTTCAAGCCTGAAAAGTGAATTTTCTGTTTAGAATCAAAGCACTAGCAGCCAAGTGCGCTGGCGGCTAACAACCGCCTTGCAACCCTGCCGAGCCCTGGCACTCGCCCGGCCCCAGTGCCAAAAAATTTGACTTCCCCTCTTGAAGGGCCGAAAACCCGCATCCATCTGGCTTTCGAACGCGGCTGGAACCCCGGCGCGTTCGTCCAATTCGCTAGCAAAATCAAGGTCTTGGAGGACTGCTTATGAAATTCCGTCCGCTGCATGACCGTGTCGTCGTCCGCCGCATCGAGGCTGACGAGCGCACGAAGTCGGGCATCATCATCCCGGATACCGCGAAGGAAAAGCCGGCCGAAGGCGAAGTGATCGCTGTCGGCCAGGGCGGCCGCGACGAAGCCGGCAAGCTCATCCCGATCGATCTCAAGGTCGGCGACCACATCCTGTTCGGAAAGTGGTCGGGCACCGAAGTGAAGATCGACGGTGAAGACCTCATCATCATGAAAGAATCCGACATCCTCGGCGTGCTCGAAGGCGCCGCCACGAAGAAGAAGGCCGCGTAAGCGTGCCTCGTCGAGATCAGGAGTAGAAAACAATGGCTGCTAAAGAAGTAAAATTCTCCGTTGACGCGCGCGACCGCATGCTGCGCGGCGTCGACATCCTCGCCAACGCCGTGAAGGTCACGCTCGGTCCGAAAGGCCGCAACGTCGTGATCGACAAGTCCTTCGGCGCTCCGCGCATCACGAAGGATGGCGTCACCGTCGCGAAGGAAATCGAACTGGAAGACAAGTTCGAGAACATGGGCGCGCAGATGGTGCGCGAAGTGGCGTCGAAGACCAACGACCTCGCCGGTGACGGCACCACGACTGCCACCGTCCTCGCCCAGGCCATCGTGAAGGAAGGCGCGAAGTCCGTTGCCGCCGGCATGAACCCGATGGACCTCAAGCGCGGCATCGACCTCGCGGTCGAGACCATCGTCGAAGACCTCAAGAAGAACTCGAAGAAGATCACCTCGAACGACGAAGTCGCGCAGGTCGGCACGATCTCCGCGAACGGCGATCAGGAAATCGGCAAGTTCCTCGCCGACGCCATGAAGAAGGTCGGCAACGAGGGCGTCATCACGGTTGAAGAAGCCAAGTCGCTCGAAACCGAACTCGATGTCGTAGAAGGCATGCAGTTCGACCGCGGCTACATCTCGCCCTACTTCGTCACCAACGCCGACAAGATGCGCGTCGAGATGGACGATCCGTACATCCTCATCAACGAGAAGAAGCTCTCCTCGCTGAACGAAATGCTTCCCGTGCTGGAAGCGGTCGTGCAGTCGGGCAAGCCGCTCCTCATCATCGCGGAAGAAGTCGAAGGCGAAGCGCTCGCGACCCTCGTCGTGAACAAGCTCCGCGGCGGCCTCAAGGTTGCGGCCGTGAAGGCTCCGGGCTTCGGCGATCGCCGCAAGGCCATGTTGCAGGACATCGCGATCCTGACCGGCGGCACCGCGATCTCGGAAGACCTCGGCATCAAGCTTGAGAACGTCCAGCTCAACATGCTGGGCCGCGCCAAGAAGGTGATGATCGACAAGGAAAACACCACCATCGTCAACGGTGCCGGCAAGAAGGCCGACATCGAAGCGCGCGTCTCCCAGATCAAGGCGCAGATCGAGGAAACCACCTCGGACTACGACAAGGAGAAGCTGCAGGAGCGTCTCGCGAAGCTCGCGGGCGGTGTTGCGGTGATCCGCGTCGGCGGTGCGACCGAAGTCGAAGTGAAGGAAAAGAAAGATCGCGTGGACGATGCGATGCATGCGACCCGCGCGGCCGTGGAAGAAGGCGTGCTGCCGGGTGGCGGCGTTGCCCTCCTCCGCTCCGTCAAGGCGCTCTCGCGCGTGAAGCCGGAGAACGACGACCAGCGCACCGGCGTCGAGATCGTCAAGAAGGCGATCCAGGCTCCGGCCCGCCAGATCGCCCTCAACGCAGGCGAAGACGGCTCGGTCATCGTCGGCAAGATCCTCGAGAAGGATCAGTACTCGTTCGGCTTCGATGCGCAGTCGGGCCAGTACGTCGATATGTTCAAGAAGGGCATCATCGACCCGACCAAGGTCGTGCGCACCGCGCTGCAGGACGCCGCTTCGGTCGCTTCGCTACTGATCACCACGGAAGCGATGGTCGCCGAACTGCCGAAGAAGGGTGGCGGCGCTGCCCCGGCAATGCCGGGCGGCGGCATGGGCGGAATGGATTTCTAAGTCCTACTCTATATCCAGTTGGAAAGGCGGGTCTCTTGCGGCCCGCCTTTTTCATAACCAACTGCCTTACGTGCGAAAGAAACTTTACCTAACGCCGGATTTTAGTTCGGGTTAGTGAAATATGAGATTCCAGTCATTGGGGTCATGATGCAAAGCATCAAGTTTAGCATAACCATCTTAAGGTGGTTGCGTATAAAAGTTCGGATAAAGCGTTCCTAGATAAGAAGCCCGTTCTTTCGAACGGGCTTTTTCTTTACGCAGGCTTGCCGTTCCTCAGCAGCTTCAGCACCTTGTAAACGTATTCGTTCGCGGGCGCCGGCACGCCGAGTTTTTTGCCGAGTTCGACCACCTTGCCTTGCAGCCAGTCGAGTTCGAGGCGATTGCCACGCTCCAGGTCTTCCAGCATGGACGCCTTGATATGCGGCCCGATGCTGCTGGCAAAAGCCATGCGCTTGTCCACCTCGCCCTCGATCGCAACGCCGGATTTGATACCGACGGCTTCCGTCTCGCGCATCAAGCTCTCAAGCAGCGCGCGCGTATCCGGATCGGCAAGAATCGGCCCCATCGTGCTGCGCGTGCTCGCGGTCGCTCCCGAAATGCCGACGAGAAAGACGAACTTCTGCCAGAGGCTTCTACGAATATCAGTGGAGAATTCCGCATCAATCTTGGCGCGGCGCATTTCATCGACCAGCGATTTAAGCCGCGCGTCGTCGCGCCCATCGAGAAAACCGCAGGAAAATTTTGCAAACGTGCTTTTGTGCGAGACCACGCCCGGCCCGGAAATGACCGCGGAGATCTGGGTCGGCGCGCCGCAGACGACATCGCCGAGGATCGGTGTCAGCCGGTCTACCGAGTCGATGCCGTTCAGCATCGAAAGCACCCGCATATCCTTGTTCACGAAAGGCTTCGACAGTTCGCCTGCCTTTTCGGTATCCCAGAGCTTCACTGCGAACAGCACGACATCAACCGCGCCGACCCTCTTCGGATCATCCGTCACATTCGCGGGCTTGATGAGCATGTTGCCGAGCGGGCTTTCGACCTTGAGGCCATCCCGCGCAATGGCATCTCCGTGCGCGCCGCGCGCAATGAAATGAACTTCGTGCCCTGCTTCCGCGAGTCGCCCCCCGAAATAAGCACCCAGGGCACCCGTCGCCATTACCGCTATGCGCATCGCAATCTCCAAAAAAATCGCGCGGCGTTATGCCACGAAAAAGGGCGCGGCCGAAACCGCGCCCTGTTCGTATCAGCTTTGCAAAATCAGACTGTGAACTTGCCTGCCTTCGCGTCGGCGTAGCGCTGGTTGATGACGTCCCAGTTCACGACATTCCACCACGACTTGAGGTAATCGGGGCGCCGATTCTGGTAGCGCAGATAATAAGCGTGCTCCCAGACGTCGTTGCCGAAGATCGGCATGCGCCCGTACATCAGCGGCGAGTCCTGGTTCGGCTGCGACTCGAGCGAGAGCTTGCCTTCCTTGTTCGAGGTGACGAACACCCAGCCCGAACCGAACACTCCAGCGCCGCGCGCGTTGAAAGTTTCCTGCAACTTCGCGAAATCGCCGAACGAAGCCTTGATCGCCGCCGCGATCTCGCCGGTCGGTTCGCCGCCAGCGCCGCCCATGACTTGCCAGAACATCGAGTGGTTAGCGTGACCGCCGCCGGAATTGCGCACCAGCGGACGGATGCCTTCCGGCAGGTTCGCGAGCTTCGCCAGCATTTCCTGAATCGGCATCTCGAACGCCTTGGCATTCGCCTTCGCACCGTTATTCAGATTGTTGATGAAAGCCTGATGATGGCGGGTGTGGTGAATTTCCATCGTCATCTTGTCAATGGCCGCTTCGTTCTTGTCGGCCGCATAAGGCAACGGCGGCAGCTTGAACGGTCCTTCTTCCTGCGCGAATACTTCCGTTGTGCGAAGCGTTGCATAGGCACTCACCGCAGCCGCGCCGGCAATGAGGGCGCGGCGGTTGACTGAAAGCATCGAAACCTCCCAAAAGTGATTCTTGGCCGCGCCGCGGCACATTGCTGCTATACCCGTACAGTGTTGCGGGAACACGGCAGATGAGTGGATGGTTTCACCGCTCGCAGATTTTGTGAAGGGCATCCGGAACGATGGCCACCTCGCTTTTCACCATCGGTTATGAACAGACGCCGCTGGCCGACGTCCTCGACGCGCTGAAACGCGCGAAAGTGAAGATTCTGGTCGATACCCGCGCCGTTGCTGCGTCGCGGCGGCCCGGCTTTTCCAAGAAAGCGCTTTCCGCGGCACTGGACGAAGCCGGCATTGCATATCTGCACTTTCAGAAACTTGGCACGCCTGCCTCGGGGCGCGAAGCTGCCCGCGCCGGGAACTACAGCAAGCTGTGGAAGATTTACGGCAAGCACATCAAGACCAAGTCGGCGCAGGAAGAACTGGCCGAACTGAACAAACTGGTCGAAGACGGGAAAAAGGTCTGCCTGCTCTGCTACGAGCGAAAACCGGAAGAATGTCACCGCAGCAAGATTGCGGAACTGGTGGCAGAGGAAACCGGCGCGAAGATCGTCGACCTGTTTCCGGGACACTTCATCTGATGGCAAAGCAGGGCAGTATTTATACTGGCATCGGCGGCTGGACCTACGAGCCGTGGCGCGGCGTGTTCTACCCGAAGGGTTTGCCGCACGCGAAGGAACTCGAATATGCCAGCCGCGCGCTGACTTCGATCGAGGTAAACGGCACCTTCTACCGCACGCAGAACGCAAAGACGTTCAAAAAGTGGGCGAGCGAAGTTCCGGACGGTTTCGTGTTCGCGCTGAAGGGCGTGCGCTACGCAGTGAACCGCCGCGTGCTCGCCGAAGCAGGCGACTCCATCAAGCGCTTCATGGACAGCGGCGTGACGGAGCTTGGAGACAAGCTCGGCCCCCTGCTCTGGCAATTCGCGCCGACCAAGAAATTCGATGAGGCGGATTTCGGGAAGTTTCTCGAACAGCTGCCGCAGAAATTCGACGGCCGCAAAATCCGGCATGTCGTGGAGCCGAGAAACGAAAGCTTCTCGACGCCTGCGTTCATCAAGCTGGCGCGGAGTTTCGGCGTTTCAGTCTGCTACACCGACCACATCGACTATGTGAACATCGCCGACATCACCGGCGATTTCGTCTATGCGCGCCTCCAGCGCGGCAAGGACAAAGTGAAAACCGGATACCCGCCGAAAGAAATCGAAGGCTGGGCAAAACACGCGAAGGCGTGGGCGTCAGGCAAGGACATCGCCGCATTGCCCCATGCGGACAAGACCAAGCCGGCCGCGAAGCCGCGCGATGTATTTGTCTACTTCATCCATGAAGGCAAGGTGCGCGCGCCGGCCGCGGCGATGGAATTGATCAAGCGGCTTAAATAGCAAGCCGCCTCTGCGAAAGCATCGCGGGTTTAATCCAGCGTCCTTCTGAACCGCGTCACGGCAATCGTCATCGCCACCAGCATCAGCACGAACAGGGCGGCCATGTCGTATTGCAATTCAGAGAAGCCGGAGCCTTTCAGCATGATCGCGCGCACGATCCGCAGGTAATGGGTGAGCGGCAGGCATTCCCCCATCCACTGCGCCCATATCGGCATGCCCGCAAACGGAAACATGAAGCCCGAAAGCAGGATGTTCGGCAGGAAGAACATGAACGTCATCTGGATTGCCTGTAGCTGGTTCTGCGCAATCGTAGAGAACGTGTAGCCGATGGAGAGATTGGTCGCGATGAACAGCGTGGACAGCAACGCGAGCAGCAACAGGCTGCCGTGGATCGGTACGCCAAACAGGAACACGCCGAAGCCTATGATCAGCGTCGCCTGCGTGAAACCGACCATGATGTAGGGAATGATCTTCCCGATCATGATTTCCAGCGGCGTGATCGGCATGGAGAGCAAGCTCTCCATCGTGCCGCGCTCGACCTCGCGCGTCACCGAAAGCGCCGTGAAAATCAGCATGGTCATGGTGAGGATGGTGCCGACCAGTCCCGGCACGATGTTCAGCGAACTTACCGCCGCCGGATTATAGCGCGCGTGGCTCCTGATTTCGAACAGCGGCTGCGAAACGTCCGGCAACATGCGCTCGTTGCGGAGCGCAAGCTCCACGATGCGGTTCAGGCTGCCGAGTGCGGTGCCGCTCGCGACCGGATCGGTGGCATCGGCGGCGACCAGCAACGCCGGCTTGTCGCCACGCCGGAGCGCACGCTCGAACCCGGCAGGAATTTCGATGGCAAATAGCACCTTGCCCGACGCCAGCACCTTGTCGAATTCTTCCGCCGAACTCAGCCGGTGCGTGATCTTGAAATAGGTGGTGCGCTCGATCGCGGCGAGGATGCTGCGGCCGACATCGCTGGTTTCCTGCAACAGCACCGCAGTCGGCAGGTTGCGCGGCGTCGTGTTGATCGCAAACCCGAACAGGATGAGCTGCATGATCGGGATCATAACGATCATCGCGAACGAAACGCGGTCGCGGCGAAGCTGGATGAATTCTTTCACCAGCATCGCGCGGGCGCGCTGCCAGAAGCCGGGGGCGCGGATGGTTTCGATCCAGCTCACTGGAAATTATCCTTCGAGCGGTTCATCAGTTCGATGAATACGTCTTCCAGCGACGGCTCGGAGCGCGACCAGACGTATTTTTTGTCGGCGCGATACGGCTTGATCGCGGCTTCCAGTTTTTCCTCGTCGCGGCCTGAGACATGCAGGCTGGTGCCGAACGGCGCCACCATGTCGATGCCGGGCTTGCCGTCGAGCTGATGCAGCAATGGCTGCAAATCCTCGCCGCTGACATTGTAGGTGGCGAGCTTCGACTGGTCGATCACCTGCTCGACCGTGCCGTGGGTCAGCAGTTCGCCATAGGCGATGTATGCGATTTCATGACAGCGCTCGGCTTCGTCCATGTAATGCGTGGAGACCAGCACGGTCAGCCCCTCACCTGCGAGCGCGTGAATCTCGTTCCAGAATTCTCGCCGCGCCTTCGGATCGACGCCTGCGGTCGGTTCGTCGAGCAGCAGGAGTTGCGGGTTGGGAAGCGTACAGGCGCCGAGCGCGAGCCGTTGTTTCCAGCCGCCGGAAAGCTGCGCGGCAAGCTGTTCCTCGCGGCCATGCAAGCCGAGCCGCTCGATCATCACGCGCGCTGCCTGCACCGGCTCGTCGATGCCGAAAATGCGCGCAACGAATTCGAGGTTCTCGCGCACCGAAAGATCCTGATAGAGCGAGAACTTTTGCGTCATGTAGCCGACGTGGCGCTTGATCTGTTCGGCCTGCGTGCGGATGTCATAACCGAGACAGGTACCCTCGCCGCTATCCGGCGTGAGCAGCCCGCACAACATGCGGATCGTCGTGGTCTTGCCGGAACCGTTCGGGCCGAGGAAGCCGTAGATCGTGCCGCGCTTCACCTGCATCGAGAGGTCGTGCACCACGACCCGGCCGTCGAACGATTTGGTCAGGCCGCGAACGTCGATGGCGATGTCGTCGGGGGATTTCATTTCTGTTCGTGCGGCGTGACTTTCACGCTCACCGGCTGGCCGACGCGCAGCGCCCCGGGGTTTTCCGGCAGTGCCTCGACCAGAAACACCAGTTTGTTACGCTCCTGATCGCTATAAATCACCGGCGGCGTATACTCGGCCT is a window encoding:
- a CDS encoding ABC transporter permease; this translates as MKGRYSFALAALGLAVFLLFWEALPYFGLVRADFLPPPSVLPETFMREVRTGIWHQSVLLSLRHYLIGLMLGGFLGVAFGVITGIFRPLEDSLSWVVRILRPIPGLAWVPFAILWFGVNPSGAVFIIAIGVFWISYFAALGAVQAVDRDLLELADAFDFRWWFQKLYKVILPASAPGILAGLRTALGQAWMAVVAAEIFGVPGLGSRMMQASNLLASDVVVIYMATMALLYGIIDAIFVAIQNWLLRWKR
- a CDS encoding ABC transporter substrate-binding protein, yielding MLRAIRFAAAAAVLLAAGSVQAQQNTTIRIGYIPVMGAAQLFVAQGEGWFKEQGLNVQFTKFESGPNLIQAVASGTIDVYNAGFAPLLVARAKGQDIRVIAATVVEELGIAGSADLAPFLEGKKVSEKAAALKAFRQKHGRPVKFATQPLGSGPNTSLQYWLWEVIKADKEDVEIVELGIDATQRAILTGAVDAGSIREPALSIIRKQNPKIKLVADGAEIFPNFPGVVLAVTGDFAKRDPEAVKKLIRLTVRATEFIEKNQEKSVKHLGEAFGRGLLPDDILLASLKSPQTRFVADPNRITAPATKLQEYQVKIGVLKKADPVDPLFALDVYKEAIAGR
- a CDS encoding nucleoside:proton symporter gives rise to the protein MQNLQSALGIAALIGFAWAISEKRSAICWKPVAAGLVFTLLLAVLFLKAPPVTAAFAAMNGVVDAIAAATRAGTSFVFGYLGGGPLPFELKSPGAEFVLAFNALPLVLLMSVLTTLLFYWGVLPPVIRGFSFLLNRTLGVGGAVGLSAAANIFVGHVEAPLFIRPYLAKLSRSELFVVMTCGMAGIAGTVLVLYAQFLRDRVPDAAGHLIIASVLSAPIAILVARIMVPDDADAKTGELEIAEPVADSTMDAITKGTAAGLSLLLNMMAMLIVFVALVHLVNGMLSLLPQIGGEAITLQRLLGYVMAPVCWLIGIPWPQAPTAGALMGIKTVLNELIAYLQMSQLPADALDPRSRLIMLYALCGFANFGSVGIMIGGLTVMVPERRADILSLAMKTVVSGTIATLIMGAIVGLLS
- a CDS encoding usg protein, with amino-acid sequence MNRVSEDFKRQLDGYGLTTAQILYRLPDHPKLLQTFVWQEYDLFPKFPTLSRFLDFWTRELTGPLYSVTVAHARLIKPSEFRAVNGEYLLN
- a CDS encoding co-chaperone GroES, with protein sequence MKFRPLHDRVVVRRIEADERTKSGIIIPDTAKEKPAEGEVIAVGQGGRDEAGKLIPIDLKVGDHILFGKWSGTEVKIDGEDLIIMKESDILGVLEGAATKKKAA
- the groL gene encoding chaperonin GroEL (60 kDa chaperone family; promotes refolding of misfolded polypeptides especially under stressful conditions; forms two stacked rings of heptamers to form a barrel-shaped 14mer; ends can be capped by GroES; misfolded proteins enter the barrel where they are refolded when GroES binds), which codes for MAAKEVKFSVDARDRMLRGVDILANAVKVTLGPKGRNVVIDKSFGAPRITKDGVTVAKEIELEDKFENMGAQMVREVASKTNDLAGDGTTTATVLAQAIVKEGAKSVAAGMNPMDLKRGIDLAVETIVEDLKKNSKKITSNDEVAQVGTISANGDQEIGKFLADAMKKVGNEGVITVEEAKSLETELDVVEGMQFDRGYISPYFVTNADKMRVEMDDPYILINEKKLSSLNEMLPVLEAVVQSGKPLLIIAEEVEGEALATLVVNKLRGGLKVAAVKAPGFGDRRKAMLQDIAILTGGTAISEDLGIKLENVQLNMLGRAKKVMIDKENTTIVNGAGKKADIEARVSQIKAQIEETTSDYDKEKLQERLAKLAGGVAVIRVGGATEVEVKEKKDRVDDAMHATRAAVEEGVLPGGGVALLRSVKALSRVKPENDDQRTGVEIVKKAIQAPARQIALNAGEDGSVIVGKILEKDQYSFGFDAQSGQYVDMFKKGIIDPTKVVRTALQDAASVASLLITTEAMVAELPKKGGGAAPAMPGGGMGGMDF
- a CDS encoding ketopantoate reductase family protein; its protein translation is MRIAVMATGALGAYFGGRLAEAGHEVHFIARGAHGDAIARDGLKVESPLGNMLIKPANVTDDPKRVGAVDVVLFAVKLWDTEKAGELSKPFVNKDMRVLSMLNGIDSVDRLTPILGDVVCGAPTQISAVISGPGVVSHKSTFAKFSCGFLDGRDDARLKSLVDEMRRAKIDAEFSTDIRRSLWQKFVFLVGISGATASTRSTMGPILADPDTRALLESLMRETEAVGIKSGVAIEGEVDKRMAFASSIGPHIKASMLEDLERGNRLELDWLQGKVVELGKKLGVPAPANEYVYKVLKLLRNGKPA
- a CDS encoding superoxide dismutase; translated protein: MLSVNRRALIAGAAAVSAYATLRTTEVFAQEEGPFKLPPLPYAADKNEAAIDKMTMEIHHTRHHQAFINNLNNGAKANAKAFEMPIQEMLAKLANLPEGIRPLVRNSGGGHANHSMFWQVMGGAGGEPTGEIAAAIKASFGDFAKLQETFNARGAGVFGSGWVFVTSNKEGKLSLESQPNQDSPLMYGRMPIFGNDVWEHAYYLRYQNRRPDYLKSWWNVVNWDVINQRYADAKAGKFTV
- a CDS encoding DUF488 domain-containing protein encodes the protein MATSLFTIGYEQTPLADVLDALKRAKVKILVDTRAVAASRRPGFSKKALSAALDEAGIAYLHFQKLGTPASGREAARAGNYSKLWKIYGKHIKTKSAQEELAELNKLVEDGKKVCLLCYERKPEECHRSKIAELVAEETGAKIVDLFPGHFI